In Lacibacter sp. H375, one DNA window encodes the following:
- the rlmN gene encoding 23S rRNA (adenine(2503)-C(2))-methyltransferase RlmN: protein MQVANERNIRHLSLEEITDFFESMGEKKFRAKQVYEWLWQKHAHSFADMTNLSKELRQKLGDTFTLPALAVDATQYSADGTVKSRFRTHEGHLVEGVLIPTDERKTACVSSQIGCSLSCKFCATGYIDRKRNLNYDEIYDEVVLINQQSERVYEKKLTNIVFMGMGEPLLNYKNVLKAIEKITSPDGLGMSPRRITVSTAGVAKQIRQLGDDEVRFKLALSLHAATDEKRHEIMPINDTNNIKSLIEALNHFYKKTGNEITFEYILFKDFNDSLKDADELIKIYRQVPADLINIIEYNPIDMAKFQKPDEEVTNKFMAYLEKHKVNARLRRSRGKDIDAACGQLANKEGMN from the coding sequence ATGCAAGTAGCGAACGAGCGAAATATCCGCCACTTAAGTCTTGAAGAAATCACCGATTTCTTCGAAAGCATGGGGGAAAAGAAATTCAGGGCAAAACAGGTGTATGAATGGCTTTGGCAGAAACATGCCCACAGCTTTGCCGACATGACCAATCTCAGCAAAGAACTCCGTCAGAAACTTGGTGACACATTTACACTTCCGGCTTTGGCCGTTGATGCAACACAGTATTCAGCCGATGGAACAGTGAAGTCAAGATTCCGCACACATGAAGGTCATTTGGTGGAAGGTGTGTTGATACCAACCGATGAAAGAAAAACCGCTTGTGTTTCGTCGCAAATAGGTTGTTCACTCAGTTGTAAATTTTGCGCAACCGGTTATATTGATCGCAAGCGTAATCTCAATTACGATGAGATCTATGATGAAGTGGTACTCATCAATCAACAAAGTGAACGGGTGTATGAAAAAAAGTTGACCAATATTGTTTTTATGGGTATGGGCGAGCCGTTGCTTAACTATAAAAATGTGTTGAAGGCGATTGAAAAAATTACTTCGCCCGATGGGCTGGGCATGAGTCCACGCCGCATCACAGTTTCAACAGCAGGCGTTGCAAAACAGATCAGGCAACTGGGTGATGATGAAGTGCGTTTTAAACTGGCGTTGAGTTTACATGCAGCGACTGATGAGAAGCGTCATGAGATCATGCCAATCAACGATACCAACAATATCAAATCGTTGATCGAAGCGCTGAATCATTTTTACAAAAAGACGGGCAATGAAATCACCTTTGAATATATCCTCTTCAAAGATTTTAATGATTCGTTGAAGGATGCAGATGAGTTGATCAAAATTTACCGACAGGTTCCTGCTGATCTCATCAACATTATTGAATACAATCCCATTGATATGGCGAAGTTTCAAAAGCCTGATGAAGAAGTAACGAATAAATTCATGGCTTATTTAGAAAAACATAAAGTGAATGCACGCTTAAGAAGAAGCCGTGGTAAAGATATTGATGCAGCCTGCGGACAATTAGCGAATAAAGAAGGAATGAATTGA
- a CDS encoding acetyl-CoA C-acyltransferase: protein MNPVYIIDCIRTPIGRYGGALATVRPDDLLAHVIKTLLHRNSSIDVNAIEEVIAGAANQSGEDNRNVARMAALLAGLPVTVAGNTVNRLCASGLQAIMDSARAIANGDAELMIAGGVESMSRAPFVMPKQTDAFGRKTELYDTTLGWRFINSRLSELYHPYSMGETAENVAKQWNISRHAQDEFALESQAKYAAAKTAGKWVDEIIPVEAVQGKQVIVVQGDEHPRETTIEQLAKLKPAFANDGTVTAGNSSGINDGAAAMLLASEEAVKKYNLKPIAKIRSMAVAGVDPSIMGVGPVPATQKALLRAGLTVSDLDLIELNEAFASQSIACIHDLGLDIQKVNVNGGAIAIGHPLGCSGVRISTTLLHEMKRRKSRYGLATMCVGVGQGAAVIYEAI, encoded by the coding sequence ATGAACCCAGTTTACATTATCGATTGCATCCGCACACCCATCGGCAGATACGGAGGCGCATTAGCTACTGTTCGCCCCGACGATTTGCTTGCTCATGTTATTAAAACATTGCTGCATCGTAATTCATCCATCGATGTAAATGCGATTGAAGAAGTGATCGCTGGCGCTGCTAATCAAAGCGGTGAGGATAATCGCAATGTGGCCCGGATGGCCGCTCTTCTTGCCGGCTTGCCTGTAACAGTTGCTGGCAATACTGTAAACCGTTTATGTGCAAGCGGCTTGCAGGCCATCATGGATAGCGCAAGAGCAATTGCCAATGGCGACGCTGAATTGATGATTGCTGGCGGCGTTGAAAGTATGAGCCGGGCGCCTTTTGTAATGCCGAAACAAACTGATGCATTTGGCCGCAAAACGGAACTGTACGATACAACACTTGGCTGGCGTTTTATCAACTCCCGTCTTTCCGAATTATATCATCCGTACAGCATGGGTGAAACGGCTGAGAATGTAGCTAAGCAATGGAATATTTCCCGCCATGCACAAGATGAATTTGCATTAGAAAGCCAGGCAAAATATGCTGCTGCAAAAACTGCTGGTAAATGGGTTGATGAAATAATTCCTGTTGAAGCCGTGCAAGGAAAGCAGGTGATAGTTGTACAAGGCGACGAACATCCAAGAGAGACAACAATAGAACAGTTAGCTAAACTGAAACCTGCTTTTGCAAACGACGGAACGGTTACAGCAGGTAATTCAAGTGGTATTAATGATGGTGCTGCTGCCATGTTATTGGCGAGTGAAGAGGCCGTAAAGAAATATAATCTTAAGCCAATCGCTAAAATTAGATCAATGGCAGTGGCGGGAGTTGATCCGTCTATTATGGGAGTGGGGCCTGTTCCTGCAACACAGAAAGCATTACTACGGGCAGGGCTTACCGTTAGTGATCTTGATTTGATAGAACTTAATGAAGCCTTCGCCTCACAAAGCATAGCCTGCATTCATGATCTTGGTCTTGATATACAAAAAGTAAATGTAAACGGTGGAGCCATTGCAATTGGTCATCCGTTGGGTTGCAGCGGTGTACGTATCTCCACCACCTTGTTGCACGAAATGAAAAGAAGAAAGAGCAGGTATGGTTTAGCAACGATGTGTGTAGGGGTGGGACAAGGTGCAGCGGTAATTTACGAAGCGATCTAA